In Verrucomicrobiia bacterium, a single window of DNA contains:
- a CDS encoding protein arginine kinase, with protein sequence MSNDLHSFLSLPADTVRKTGPMDQIVLSSRVRLARNIQGFAFPGWAKKSERVRSLDIIRSAVEQVPVMTSGFADSMDSLSSMDKQILVERHLISREHAAKSGGSGLVLDRLESLSVMINEEDHLRMQSLRPGLQLREAWQAVDEMDSALEARLPYAFSPDLGFLTACPTNVGTGIRVSAMLHLPGLVLTELINSIVQSVNKLGLAVRGLYGEGTEALGNIFQVSNQMTLGESELEIVERLSKVVHQMIEHELNARQKLLEEKPKVLFNHVGRAFGILANAHSISSKEAMNLLSLVRLAHDFKMFPTVPRALFDELLLVTQPAHLQRAQAGKLAADERDIRRADLLRDRLAETPRPVTAQLTPPEAGDITPPPEPPPANDAL encoded by the coding sequence ATGTCCAACGACCTCCATTCCTTCCTCAGCCTCCCGGCCGATACCGTCCGCAAGACCGGGCCGATGGACCAGATTGTCCTCTCGTCCCGGGTCCGGCTCGCCCGCAATATCCAGGGCTTCGCCTTCCCCGGTTGGGCCAAGAAATCCGAACGCGTCCGCTCCCTCGACATTATCCGCAGCGCCGTCGAGCAGGTGCCGGTGATGACCAGCGGCTTCGCCGATTCCATGGACAGCCTGTCCTCCATGGACAAGCAGATCCTCGTCGAACGCCACCTCATCAGCCGCGAACACGCCGCCAAGAGCGGTGGCAGCGGTCTCGTCCTCGACCGCCTCGAGTCCCTCAGCGTCATGATCAATGAGGAGGACCACCTGCGGATGCAGTCGCTCCGCCCCGGCCTCCAGCTCCGCGAGGCCTGGCAGGCGGTCGATGAAATGGACAGTGCCCTCGAGGCCCGCCTCCCCTACGCCTTCTCCCCCGATCTTGGCTTCCTCACCGCCTGCCCCACCAACGTCGGCACAGGCATCCGCGTCAGTGCCATGCTGCACCTGCCCGGATTGGTCCTGACCGAACTCATCAATTCCATCGTCCAGTCCGTCAACAAGCTGGGGCTCGCGGTCCGCGGCCTCTACGGCGAAGGCACCGAGGCCCTCGGCAACATCTTCCAGGTCTCCAACCAGATGACCCTCGGCGAATCCGAACTCGAGATCGTCGAACGCCTCAGCAAGGTCGTCCACCAGATGATCGAGCACGAGCTCAATGCCCGGCAGAAGCTCCTCGAGGAGAAACCCAAGGTCCTCTTCAACCATGTCGGCCGCGCCTTCGGCATCCTTGCCAATGCCCATAGCATCTCGTCCAAGGAGGCCATGAACCTCCTGTCCCTGGTGCGCCTGGCCCACGACTTCAAGATGTTCCCCACGGTCCCCAGGGCCCTCTTCGACGAACTCCTCCTGGTCACCCAGCCGGCCCACCTCCAGCGGGCCCAGGCCGGCAAGCTCGCCGCCGACGAACGCGATATCCGGCGGGCCGATCTCCTCCGCGACCGGCTGGCCGAGACGCCACGCCCGGTGACCGCCCAGTTGACGCCGCCGGAAGCCGGTGACATTACACCCCCTCCGGAACCCCCCCCGGCAAACGATGCTTTATGA
- the queD gene encoding 6-carboxytetrahydropterin synthase QueD, whose product MTIELRKSFQFEAAHLLPHLPADHKCRRLHGHSFVCEVAVSGPCHPHLGWVMDYADIKAAFRPLWERLDHRYLNEIPGLENPTSENIAIWIWRELKPHLPALVEVAVAETCTARCIYRGP is encoded by the coding sequence ATGACCATTGAACTCCGCAAGTCCTTCCAGTTCGAGGCAGCCCACCTCCTCCCCCACCTGCCTGCCGATCACAAATGCCGCCGCCTCCACGGGCACAGCTTTGTCTGCGAAGTCGCCGTCAGCGGCCCCTGTCATCCCCACCTCGGCTGGGTGATGGACTACGCCGACATCAAGGCCGCCTTCCGTCCCCTCTGGGAACGCCTCGATCACCGCTACCTCAACGAGATCCCCGGCCTCGAAAACCCCACCAGCGAGAACATCGCCATCTGGATCTGGCGGGAATTGAAGCCGCACCTCCCGGCCCTCGTCGAAGTCGCCGTTGCTGAAACCTGCACCGCCCGCTGCATCTACCGGGGACCTTGA
- a CDS encoding alpha/beta hydrolase, giving the protein MKLLPWLAACLLGLGTDAALAAPAKAVVLWPGAAPGALGTNETDRPTLTHYPARPPAATGAAVVVCPGGGYGGLASHEGHDYALWLNERGIAAFVLKYRLGSHGYRHPVMLQDAGRAVRWVRAHAATLGLDPARVGIMGSSAGGHLASTLLTRFDNGRPDDPDPVERQSSRPDLGILCYPVITMGQFTHAGSRRNLLGENPGPDLIDALSNERQVTPHTPPTFLWHTVEDQPVPLENSLVFAQALRAAGVPFELHLFEKGRHGIGLAGGHPWTVALAAWLAERGFAARP; this is encoded by the coding sequence ATGAAGCTTCTGCCGTGGTTGGCCGCCTGCCTCCTGGGCCTCGGAACGGACGCCGCCCTGGCCGCCCCTGCCAAGGCCGTTGTCCTCTGGCCCGGCGCCGCCCCCGGGGCCCTGGGAACGAACGAGACCGACCGTCCCACCCTCACCCACTACCCCGCCCGGCCCCCGGCCGCCACCGGCGCCGCTGTCGTGGTCTGTCCCGGTGGCGGCTACGGCGGGCTGGCCTCCCACGAAGGTCATGACTACGCCCTGTGGCTCAACGAACGGGGCATCGCGGCCTTTGTGCTGAAGTACCGCCTCGGCTCCCACGGGTATCGCCACCCGGTGATGCTCCAGGATGCCGGCCGCGCAGTCCGCTGGGTGCGGGCTCATGCCGCCACCTTGGGGCTGGATCCGGCGCGGGTCGGCATCATGGGTTCCTCCGCCGGCGGGCACCTCGCCTCCACGCTTCTGACCCGCTTCGACAACGGCCGACCCGACGATCCGGACCCGGTCGAGCGCCAAAGTTCCCGGCCGGACCTGGGCATCCTCTGCTACCCGGTCATTACCATGGGCCAGTTCACGCATGCCGGTTCGCGCCGCAATCTGCTCGGTGAGAATCCCGGTCCTGACCTCATCGACGCCCTCTCGAATGAACGTCAGGTGACACCCCACACCCCGCCCACCTTCCTCTGGCATACCGTCGAGGACCAACCGGTGCCTCTGGAGAACAGCCTTGTGTTCGCCCAGGCGCTGCGCGCCGCTGGCGTGCCCTTCGAACTGCACCTCTTCGAAAAGGGACGCCACGGCATCGGCCTGGCCGGAGGCCACCCCTGGACCGTCGCGCTCGCCGCCTGGCTCGCGGAACGCGGATTCGCCGCCCGCCCCTGA
- the def gene encoding peptide deformylase has translation MILPIVQYGHPALRQKGESIERITPEVRQLVTDMLDTMYDAHGIGLAAHQVGHAVRLTVLDVRGLKDRPSTLEIDGRAADIEERMPMVLINPELTLVGDTVNGPEGCLSFPEIYADIPRAARIDVHALGADGRPVAFRCGGLLARAIQHEVDHLNGVLFIDRMSRETKAELKETLAGLMEETKASLKADPTPAPAAKGRRAASEKNSGKPASKSLR, from the coding sequence ATGATTCTACCGATTGTTCAGTACGGGCACCCGGCGTTGCGGCAGAAGGGCGAGTCGATCGAGCGGATCACTCCGGAGGTGCGCCAACTGGTCACCGACATGCTCGACACGATGTATGACGCCCATGGAATCGGGTTGGCGGCGCATCAGGTGGGGCACGCGGTGCGCCTGACGGTTCTCGACGTGCGCGGGCTGAAGGACCGGCCATCGACGCTGGAGATCGACGGGAGGGCGGCAGACATTGAGGAGCGGATGCCGATGGTGCTGATCAACCCGGAGTTGACGCTGGTGGGCGACACGGTGAATGGGCCGGAGGGCTGCCTGAGCTTCCCGGAAATCTACGCGGACATTCCGCGCGCCGCGAGGATTGATGTGCACGCCCTGGGGGCCGACGGGCGACCGGTTGCATTCCGGTGCGGCGGACTGCTGGCCCGGGCGATCCAGCATGAGGTGGATCATCTCAACGGCGTGCTTTTCATCGATCGGATGAGCCGGGAGACCAAGGCCGAGTTGAAGGAAACCCTGGCCGGGTTGATGGAGGAGACCAAGGCGTCCTTGAAGGCAGACCCCACCCCGGCGCCCGCCGCAAAGGGCCGGAGAGCCGCCTCGGAAAAGAACTCCGGCAAGCCGGCATCGAAGAGTCTCCGCTGA
- the ilvE gene encoding branched-chain-amino-acid transaminase, which yields MKIYIDGRYYDEKSAKISVFDHGLLYGDGVFEGIRVYSGRVFKLKEHIERLAYSAKAILLNLPLSHADLCRATVETCRRNRLRNGYIRLLVTRGRGTLGLNPNTCSAPSVIIIAGKIQLYPAEYYERGLEIVTVPTVRNLHSALNPAIKSLNYLNNILAKIEANQAGCEEAIMLNAEGYVAECTGDNLFLVKGRHLMTPPLSAGALYGITRATVMDLAQAAGLTVSEPNLTRYDVYNADECFLTGTGAEVVPVIKVDGRSIGEGRPGPVTRDLVRAYHSLTNSTGEPIYG from the coding sequence ATGAAGATCTACATCGACGGCCGGTACTACGATGAAAAGAGCGCGAAGATCTCGGTCTTCGATCACGGGCTGCTCTACGGGGATGGCGTGTTCGAAGGGATTCGCGTGTACAGCGGCCGGGTCTTCAAGCTGAAGGAGCACATCGAACGGCTCGCCTACTCGGCCAAGGCCATCCTTCTCAACCTGCCCCTCTCCCATGCCGACCTGTGCCGGGCCACCGTCGAGACCTGCCGCCGCAACCGACTCCGCAATGGTTACATCCGCCTGCTGGTGACCCGTGGCCGCGGCACCCTGGGCCTCAATCCCAACACGTGCTCCGCCCCTTCCGTGATCATCATCGCGGGCAAGATCCAGCTCTACCCCGCCGAATACTACGAGCGCGGCCTCGAAATCGTCACCGTCCCCACCGTCCGCAACCTTCACAGCGCCCTCAACCCGGCCATCAAGTCGCTCAATTACCTCAATAACATCCTCGCCAAGATCGAGGCCAACCAGGCCGGCTGCGAGGAGGCCATCATGCTCAATGCCGAGGGCTACGTGGCCGAATGCACCGGGGACAACCTGTTCCTCGTCAAGGGTCGCCACCTCATGACCCCGCCCCTGTCCGCCGGCGCCCTCTACGGCATCACCCGCGCCACCGTCATGGACCTCGCCCAGGCCGCCGGACTCACGGTCTCCGAACCCAACCTGACCCGGTACGACGTGTACAATGCCGACGAATGCTTCCTCACCGGCACCGGCGCCGAGGTGGTGCCGGTGATCAAGGTGGACGGACGTTCCATCGGCGAAGGCCGGCCCGGCCCGGTCACCCGGGACCTCGTCCGTGCCTACCACTCCTTGACGAACTCCACCGGGGAACCGATATACGGCTAG
- a CDS encoding ABC transporter ATP-binding protein yields MSSPPCAPLLAARDIRKSYRMGRRHVDVLRGVSLEVQSGEFLALRGASGSGKSTLLHLLGGLDRPDAGTILFRNEAVDRWPPARLAAFRNAQVGFVFQAYHLLPELDALENVSLPARMARQPAAETLHRARKMLSRVGLEHRLDHRPAELSGGEQQRVAIARALINRPQLVLADEPTGNLDSRSGSEILHLLESLQSEYGMTLVLVTHDPGVAARAPRVLELTDGTLAPPP; encoded by the coding sequence ATGAGTAGCCCGCCCTGCGCCCCCCTGCTTGCCGCCCGGGACATCCGAAAGTCCTACCGCATGGGCCGTCGCCACGTCGATGTCCTCCGCGGCGTCTCCCTCGAAGTGCAGTCCGGCGAGTTCCTGGCCCTCCGCGGGGCGTCCGGTTCCGGCAAGAGCACCCTGCTCCATCTCCTCGGTGGACTCGACCGCCCCGACGCCGGCACGATCCTGTTCCGGAACGAGGCGGTCGATCGATGGCCACCCGCCCGTCTCGCCGCCTTCCGCAATGCCCAGGTCGGCTTCGTCTTTCAAGCCTACCATCTCCTGCCCGAACTCGATGCCCTCGAGAACGTCAGCCTCCCGGCCCGCATGGCCCGTCAGCCTGCCGCGGAAACCCTGCACCGCGCCCGCAAGATGCTTTCGCGTGTCGGTCTCGAACATCGTCTCGACCATCGACCCGCCGAACTGTCCGGCGGCGAACAGCAACGCGTCGCCATCGCCCGCGCCCTCATCAACCGCCCCCAACTGGTCCTCGCCGACGAACCCACCGGCAATCTCGACTCCCGTAGCGGATCGGAAATCCTGCACCTCCTGGAATCCCTCCAGTCCGAGTACGGAATGACCCTGGTCCTGGTCACCCACGATCCCGGCGTCGCCGCCCGCGCCCCCCGTGTCCTCGAACTCACCGACGGCACCCTCGCCCCTCCCCCCTGA
- a CDS encoding ATP-dependent Clp protease ATP-binding subunit gives MNNFTPRAQQVLALARKEADRFNHNFVGTEHLLLGLIKLGQGVAVNVLQKMGLDLDTVRLEVEKQVGTGPDQKVVGNIPYTPRVKKVLSLAAKEAKALNHTYVGTEHILLGLLREGDGVAARVLKSLDVDIEQTRQEILKELDPNFANQEEGAPAAEGGPEKPDKKGEVKTPALKAFGRDLTEIARKGEMDPVIGRTSEIERVIQILCRRTKNNPVLLGEAGVGKTAIVEGLAQEIARGNVPEILREKRVITLDMALMVAGTKYRGQFEERIKAVMDEIRRAKNILLFIDELHTIVGAGSAEGTMDASNIIKPALSRGEMQCIGATTLNEYRKYIEKDAALERRFQTVKVEAPTPDEAVQILKGLRPKYEDHHKAEITDAAVEAAVKLSDRYITGRFLPDKAIDVMDEAGARARIGAMTRPPEVKDLEADIESIKTRKEKAIKEQDFEGAAAMRDKEKQAKERLEGVLNAWKTNREEKRVKVDEEEVVQVVAKWTGIPLRRMEQSEAQKLLDMEQVVGRMVIGQQEAVSALSRALRRSRADLKDPRRPIGTFMLLGPTGVGKTLLAKALAEHMFGDPKALVQLDMSEYMEKFSVSRLVGSPPGYVGYEEGGQLTEAVRRKPYCVVLFDELEKAHPDVSNMLLQILEEGKLTDSQGRQVDFRNTIILLTSNVGADTIRKNNVLGFGSVSDNADARYDKMRERLQEESKRVFRPEFLNRLDDVIVFHPLSKEDLVKILDLEVAKVIERVQRRNLNLVLDAGARDFLVTKGYDPAYGARPMRRAVERYLEDPLAEEVLKGTLHDNEPIEVSVEGDKLVFRQGASASGALPAEAGTV, from the coding sequence ATGAACAATTTCACGCCCCGTGCCCAGCAGGTGCTGGCGCTGGCGCGCAAGGAGGCCGACCGCTTCAACCACAACTTCGTGGGCACCGAGCATCTCCTGCTCGGTCTCATCAAGCTGGGTCAGGGCGTCGCCGTGAACGTGCTTCAGAAAATGGGGCTCGACCTCGACACCGTCCGCCTCGAAGTCGAAAAGCAGGTCGGTACCGGCCCCGACCAGAAGGTCGTCGGCAACATCCCCTACACGCCCCGCGTCAAGAAGGTCCTCTCCCTCGCCGCCAAGGAAGCCAAGGCCCTCAACCATACCTACGTCGGCACCGAACACATCCTCCTCGGCCTCCTGCGCGAGGGCGATGGCGTCGCCGCCCGTGTCCTCAAGAGCCTCGACGTCGATATCGAACAGACACGGCAGGAAATCCTCAAGGAACTCGACCCCAACTTCGCCAATCAGGAGGAGGGCGCCCCCGCCGCCGAGGGTGGCCCGGAAAAGCCCGACAAGAAGGGCGAGGTCAAGACCCCCGCCCTCAAGGCCTTCGGACGTGACCTCACCGAAATCGCCCGCAAAGGCGAAATGGATCCCGTCATCGGCCGTACCTCCGAAATCGAACGGGTCATCCAGATCCTCTGCCGCCGCACCAAGAACAATCCCGTCCTCCTCGGCGAGGCCGGGGTCGGCAAGACCGCCATTGTCGAAGGTCTCGCCCAGGAGATCGCCCGCGGTAACGTCCCCGAAATCCTCCGCGAAAAACGCGTCATCACCCTCGACATGGCCCTCATGGTCGCCGGCACCAAATACCGCGGCCAGTTCGAGGAGCGCATCAAGGCCGTGATGGACGAAATCCGCCGCGCCAAGAACATCCTCCTCTTCATCGACGAGTTGCACACCATTGTCGGGGCCGGATCGGCCGAGGGCACCATGGACGCCTCGAACATCATCAAGCCCGCCCTCAGCCGCGGCGAGATGCAGTGCATCGGCGCCACCACCCTCAACGAGTACCGCAAGTACATCGAGAAGGACGCCGCCCTCGAACGCCGCTTCCAGACGGTCAAGGTCGAGGCTCCCACCCCCGACGAAGCCGTCCAGATCCTCAAAGGCCTCCGCCCCAAGTACGAGGACCATCACAAGGCCGAAATCACCGACGCCGCCGTCGAGGCCGCCGTCAAGCTCTCCGACCGCTACATCACCGGGCGGTTCCTCCCCGACAAGGCCATCGATGTCATGGACGAAGCCGGCGCCCGCGCCCGCATCGGTGCCATGACCCGCCCGCCCGAGGTCAAAGACCTCGAAGCCGACATCGAGTCGATCAAGACGCGCAAGGAAAAGGCCATCAAGGAACAGGACTTCGAGGGCGCGGCCGCCATGCGCGACAAGGAAAAGCAGGCCAAGGAACGCCTCGAGGGCGTCCTCAACGCCTGGAAGACCAACCGCGAGGAAAAGCGCGTCAAGGTCGATGAGGAGGAAGTCGTCCAGGTGGTCGCCAAGTGGACCGGCATCCCCCTTCGCCGCATGGAACAGAGCGAAGCGCAGAAGCTCCTCGACATGGAACAGGTGGTCGGCCGCATGGTCATCGGTCAGCAGGAGGCCGTCTCCGCCCTCAGCCGGGCTCTGCGCCGTTCCCGGGCCGATCTCAAGGACCCGCGCCGCCCCATCGGCACCTTCATGCTCCTCGGCCCCACCGGGGTCGGAAAGACGCTCCTCGCCAAGGCCCTCGCCGAACACATGTTCGGCGATCCCAAGGCCCTCGTGCAGCTCGACATGTCCGAGTACATGGAGAAGTTCAGCGTCTCCCGCCTGGTCGGTTCCCCCCCGGGCTACGTGGGCTACGAAGAGGGTGGCCAGCTCACCGAGGCCGTCCGCCGCAAACCCTACTGCGTGGTCCTCTTCGACGAACTCGAAAAGGCCCACCCCGACGTCTCCAACATGCTCCTCCAGATCCTCGAGGAGGGGAAACTCACCGATTCCCAGGGACGCCAGGTGGATTTCCGCAACACCATCATCCTCCTGACCTCCAACGTCGGCGCCGATACCATCCGCAAGAACAACGTCCTCGGCTTCGGCTCGGTTTCCGACAACGCCGACGCCAGGTACGACAAGATGCGCGAACGCCTCCAGGAGGAGTCCAAACGCGTCTTCCGCCCCGAGTTCCTCAACCGCCTCGATGACGTCATCGTCTTCCATCCCCTCTCCAAGGAGGACCTGGTCAAGATCCTCGACCTGGAAGTCGCCAAGGTGATCGAACGCGTGCAGCGCCGGAATCTCAACCTGGTCCTCGACGCCGGCGCCCGGGACTTCCTGGTCACCAAAGGCTACGACCCCGCCTATGGCGCCCGCCCGATGCGCCGCGCCGTCGAACGTTACCTCGAAGATCCCCTCGCCGAAGAGGTCCTCAAGGGCACCCTCCACGACAACGAACCCATCGAGGTCAGTGTCGAGGGCGACAAACTGGTGTTCCGCCAGGGCGCCTCGGCCAGCGGCGCCCTCCCGGCCGAGGCCGGCACCGTCTGA
- a CDS encoding FtsX-like permease family protein encodes MLRLPFELMLALRYLRPKRTFVSVITLIAIIGVTLGVTVLIVVIAVMTGFGEQLRERLLGFNPHLTVRRAGANLNNYEAVLDVVAAHPAVVRAAPWVEGPVLLERPAEGGSIVLTPIVRGVDPRLGRDANPLLDNIRFGTNDLRGNGILLGYELARQLDAFPGDRVNILPPSVAQRMWSQARRSPDGQSDEIFAPLEFVVRGVFDAGYYEYNIAYVIASLWDAQDLYNLEDSVHGVTAMLRDPLTADVVRRDLAATLGQAYHVTTWMEEKGEILEAVAVEKKVMFIVLFFVMIVAAFGITSTLITFVVQKTREIGVLKALGCTRAQVSWLFLSQSLFVGVIGVASGCTLGLLAVRYRNEFLELMRRSTGLELFPASIYGFGALPARLVSSDLLLICGSALVICVLAGVLPAWNAGRLQPVEALRHE; translated from the coding sequence GTGCTGCGCCTCCCGTTCGAACTGATGCTGGCGCTGCGGTACCTCCGCCCCAAGCGCACCTTCGTTTCGGTCATCACCCTCATCGCCATCATCGGCGTCACGCTCGGTGTCACCGTGCTGATCGTGGTCATCGCCGTCATGACCGGATTCGGCGAGCAACTGCGCGAGCGTCTGCTCGGCTTCAACCCCCACCTGACCGTCCGCCGCGCCGGTGCCAACCTCAACAACTACGAGGCCGTCCTCGATGTCGTCGCCGCCCATCCCGCCGTGGTCCGTGCGGCACCCTGGGTCGAAGGCCCCGTCCTGCTCGAGCGGCCGGCCGAAGGCGGCTCGATTGTCCTCACCCCGATCGTCCGCGGCGTCGATCCCAGGCTGGGTCGCGACGCCAACCCGCTCCTCGACAACATCCGGTTCGGCACCAACGACCTCAGGGGCAATGGCATTCTCCTCGGCTACGAACTCGCCCGCCAGCTCGACGCCTTCCCGGGCGACCGCGTCAACATCCTCCCCCCCAGCGTCGCCCAACGCATGTGGTCCCAGGCCCGCCGCAGCCCGGACGGCCAGAGTGACGAGATCTTCGCACCTCTCGAATTCGTGGTCCGGGGCGTCTTCGACGCCGGCTACTACGAGTACAACATCGCGTACGTCATTGCTTCCCTCTGGGATGCCCAGGACCTCTACAACCTCGAGGACTCCGTCCACGGGGTTACGGCCATGTTGCGGGACCCCCTGACTGCCGATGTTGTCCGCCGCGACCTCGCCGCCACCCTGGGGCAGGCCTACCACGTGACCACCTGGATGGAGGAGAAGGGCGAAATCCTCGAGGCGGTTGCCGTCGAGAAGAAGGTGATGTTCATCGTCCTCTTCTTCGTGATGATCGTCGCCGCCTTCGGCATCACCAGCACCCTCATCACCTTCGTCGTCCAGAAAACCCGCGAGATCGGCGTCCTCAAGGCCCTCGGCTGCACCCGCGCCCAGGTCTCCTGGCTCTTCCTGAGCCAGAGCCTGTTCGTCGGCGTCATCGGCGTCGCCTCCGGCTGCACCCTCGGCCTCCTCGCGGTCCGGTACCGCAACGAATTCCTCGAGTTGATGCGCCGCTCGACCGGCCTCGAACTGTTCCCGGCCAGCATCTACGGCTTCGGCGCCCTGCCCGCCCGTCTCGTGTCCTCCGATCTCCTGCTGATCTGCGGCAGCGCCCTCGTCATCTGTGTGCTCGCCGGCGTGCTCCCCGCCTGGAATGCCGGCCGTCTCCAACCGGTCGAAGCCCTTCGCCATGAGTAG
- a CDS encoding UvrB/UvrC motif-containing protein encodes MLCSICQKNEAKVHLTQIVDDKMQKVDLCEACSKAKGVTDPAGFSLADLLLGLGAAQDGGENRPTPKAGELSCPGCGLSQADFKKSGRFGCPQCYTTFAEGLPGMLKTMHKGLRHIGKVPQTHRPKRDPADLLRQLNRRLEKAIQMENFEEAAQLRDQIRALKQPAAQAP; translated from the coding sequence ATGCTCTGCAGCATCTGCCAGAAGAACGAAGCGAAGGTGCATCTGACACAGATTGTCGATGACAAGATGCAGAAGGTGGATCTGTGCGAGGCCTGCTCCAAGGCCAAGGGCGTCACCGATCCAGCCGGTTTTTCCCTCGCCGATCTCCTGCTCGGCCTCGGGGCGGCCCAGGACGGCGGCGAAAACCGCCCCACCCCCAAGGCCGGCGAACTCTCCTGTCCCGGGTGCGGCCTTTCCCAGGCGGATTTCAAGAAGTCCGGCCGCTTCGGCTGCCCGCAGTGCTACACCACGTTCGCCGAAGGACTGCCCGGCATGCTCAAGACGATGCACAAGGGCCTCCGCCACATCGGCAAAGTTCCCCAAACCCACCGGCCCAAGCGCGATCCCGCCGACCTCCTCCGGCAACTCAACCGGCGCCTCGAAAAAGCGATCCAAATGGAAAATTTCGAGGAGGCCGCCCAGTTGCGCGATCAGATCCGCGCCCTCAAGCAGCCCGCCGCCCAGGCGCCGTGA